In Candidatus Bathyarchaeota archaeon, the genomic stretch CCAACATTTGTAAAATCTTCTCAATACGATCTAAGTCCTTGCTTTCTATTTGAAAAACCTCCCCGAGAGATGGATAAGTGACACTTGATGTGAAATAACCCCTAGCTTCTATTGATTTTTATCTATATTAGTTAAAATTGTTTGGATTGCTCAGGCTATTATTTACGTAAGAAAAAATACTCATTAAATTTAGATGACGTAAAATATTTCCACTCGACTTCCAGCGTGGTTTTATGGCTAAGCAAAACAGGGGATAAGGGAGAGAGAGGTCTAGCCTATAGCTATCATGAACCCCGAAACTAGTTAGAAAAGCCCAAGAGGTTATGCTTGTCAAATTAGCTGAAGCTGATGATTCAACGGAGTTTGGAAAGAAAATCCCTGAGGCAATCCGAATTTTCAGAAAATATGCGGAGCTGCTCGTTAGTGATGTTTCTACTTCAGATTTAAGTATAAATAAGTAACTCTAAAAACCCCGCCACATAAATATGTTCACAAGGTTTTCCACGCAATCGCCGCCCATCTTTTAGTGAACATGGAAGTCAATATTCAAGAGGGAAAAAACAGTTGAATACGTCATTCTCAATGCAGATGCTGAAGGGCTTGAAGACCGTGTTAAACCAGTCCAACTTCTTGAAACTAGCTCATCTTGCAACTGAGACAAATGCCTTAAACTCCTTCTCTCGGCAGGGAAGAACTCTTAAGCCCCTTTAGATACACCGCCCAAAAACGCGAAGACCCCATTTTTAACAATGCACGGGCTTCACTCGAATACTAAAATTGGAAAATGAGAGTTCAATAATTTCTAAAAGCATTTTTCGGAGGAAGCTAAAATTACTAATATTTAAACTAGTAAATCAAATTCCACAAGTTCGCTTAGAAATTTTATGCGTCGTGGGTGATCCTTATGGACGGTTACGGTGGCAAAATTCTTCGCGTGAATTTAACCCTTGAGAAGAGCCAAGCTGAAGCCCTAAATCGAAAGCTTGCGGAGCAATTTGTAGGTGGAAGAGGCTTAGCGGCAATGCTGCTATCAACTGAGATAGCACCGGGCATAGATCCGCTTTCCCCTGAAAATAAGCTAATAATAATGACTGGCCCTTTAACCGGAACAGTCATCCCTTCGGCGCCGAAGTTTGTTATAACAACGAAGTCCCCCCTTACTAGGGTTTACGGTTTCACGATGGTTTCAGGCTTCTTCGCTCAAGCTTTGAAGGCAGCGGGATATGATGGAATTATAATTGAAGGTGCAGCTGAAGAGCCGAAGTATCTTTGGATTAACGATGGAAAAGTAGAGTTAAAGAGGGCAGGGCACATCTGGGGGTTAACAACAAGCGACTCACAAAGCCTCCTTAAAGATGAAATAGGAGTCCAAGACGCTGAAATAGCTGTCATCGGACCGGCTGGCGAAAGACTGGTGCCCATAGCATCGGTTATAGTTGGAAAGCGTGCAGGTGGAAGGTGTGGTGTTGGAGCTGTTTTCGGTTCAAAGCGTCTGAAAGCCATCGCTGTGCATGGAACCGGGGAAGTTACCGTTAACAATCCCGAGAAACTTCGCGAAATTGCCGGAGAAATGGTAAAAGCGCTTAGAGAAAAATCTCCAACGAAAGACAATTACCCAAAATATGGAACTACATTTTTCGTTGGGACAACAAATCACCTCGGGGTCTTTCCAGCGTGCAATTTCCTGCGTTCCGGCACCTATGATAACTCCTCAAAAATCGATGAAATGCGATTTAGAGAACATGTAGTCCGAGATAGCGCATGCCCTCGATGCCCAATTATTTGCGAAAAAATTACCGCGGTAAAAGAGGGCCCATACGCACCGACTTCTGTTCAAGGTCCCCAATATGAAACTATCTGGGCATTAGGAGCCCAATGTGGGGTCGATCGACTCGACGCGATAATTGCAGCTAACCGCCTCTGCAATGACCTTGGTTTAGATACTATTTCAGCTGGCAACACTATCGGATTCGCAATGGAATGTTATGAAAAGGGACTCTTAAAATCTCAAGATTTGGAGTTAAGATTTGGACGCCACGAGGTTCTTTTGCCGCTAATTAGACAGATGACCTACGGTGAGGGTATAGGAAAGATCTTAGCAGGTGGGGTGAGATCGGCGGCTCAACAAATAGGACATGGAGCAGAAAATTTCGCCATGCATGTTAAAGGACTTGAGCTCCCAGCCTATGATCCGAGGGCAATTCCAGGCATGGGTTTAGCGTTCGCGACAGCTTCACGAGGAGGTTGTCACCTACGTGCATGGACCATTACGGATGAATTAATAGGCTCATATAAGTTGTACTCAATTGAAGGACGAGCTGAACTCGTGAGCAGGATACAAAACGTAAGAGCGTTTATCGATTCCTCAGGAATGTGTATTTTCCCGATGCGAGCTATTTCATTCGACCTATTAGTTGAAGCAGTTTCCGCGGCAACTGGTTTCGACTATAAGGGAGGAAACGCTGTCAAGGTAGGTGAACGCATTTACAACCTTGAACGCATCCTACATGTCCGCGAAGGAATCAGCCGGAAAGACGATATTCTACCCAAACGCTTCTTCGAAGAAGCGCTTCCAACCGGACCCCACAAAGGGCAGAAACTTTCACAAGATTCTTTTGAAAAAATGAAAGATGAATACTACACTATAAGGGGATGGGGACTCGACAACGGGACTCCTACGAACATTAAGCTCAAAGAGCTGGGACTAGAAACAGAGTAAGCTTATTAACCGCCGAAAGGCATTAACCTCTCCCTCACTCATTCGGCCTGTGTCGGCAGAGTTGCCATTTTGGAAGGTTATGCGTCGCCAGTACTTTCAGCCAAGTAGTGCAACGGATCTTCGAAGGGTAAATAGAACAATTATCAAGGCAATTCATTCACTTTTCCTTTTATCGTTATATTCACTAACTCAAAACACATAAGTAATGAGGCAATCTAAGTGATACAGCGTAAACAGAAATAAAGGAATAAATTCAATTTAATTGAAGTTAAAATTAAAGTACGGGGAAACGAAATTGAACAAACGATCGGCAGCACTCGTTATTCTTTTCGCGCTAGCCCTTAACCTATGCTTATACGCTCATTTTGCTTCCGGAGTAAACCTTGACAAGATTAGCCTACGACCAATCTCGGATGTTCCAAGTTCAGTAGCATATGGTCAAACGCTAGAGATTACCCTTAAAGGCACTAAAATCTATTCAGACGGCTCAAAAAAACCTCTCGCAGACGAAACTATAACTTGCCATATCAAATATCCTGATGGAACAGAAAAAACAAGCACTAAAACCACCGCAGACAATGGTTACGTAACATTCACAATTGGACCGTTAGACCCTGGGCAATACCAAATCTGGTTTGACATCAAATACAAAGGCTTGGAAACATACTATGCCACGACAGATGTATTTACGGTAACTTGGGAAGCTGCGCCAACAACTCCTGGATTTACATTCCCAACCATTCCGGGATTATCCATAGAGGTCGCGTTACTCATCATAGCCATCATAATAATCATCGGGGTAGTAGCGATTCTTGCAAAGAGTGGATTTCTAGCTAAGCTCAGACCGCGGGAACCGCTCTACTAAATAAACCCCATTTTTCTATATAAACTTCAGTGAATTAAATTCAACTAGAAGAAATTTTAGAAACCTCAAAAAATAGACTTGGTTAGGCAAACAAGTCAATTTTTGGTGAAAACAGAATGTATGATATTATAGTAGTTGGAGGAGGACCTGCAGGAATAACTGCGGGAATCTATGCTCGGCGTGCTGGTTACAGAACCCTTCTCTTTGAAAGAAATGCTTTAGGTGGACAAGCCGCTACGGCTGAGGTAATTGAAAACTATCCGGGCATATTAGAAATAAGTGGAATTGAATTAGCTCAAAGGTATCAGGAGCAAGCAGACAAGTATGGGCTAGAGGTTAAGATTGTTGAAGTCACTAAAGTCTACACTGAGGGCGAAAGAAAAATTGTCGAAACTAAAGAAGGAACTTATGAAACAAACGCGGTTATCGTGGCTTCAGGCGCGGATCCGCAACGGCTAGGAATTAGGGGAGAGGATAAATTCGTAGGACGAGGAGTATCGTTCTGCGCTACATGTGACGGCTTATTTTTTAAAGGAAAGAACGTGGCCGTGATCGGGGGAGGAGACTCGGCGGTCACAGAGGCATTGTTTCTTTCAAAGATTGTTAATAAAGTATATGTAATTCATCGCCGGGATACGCTTCGAGCCGAAAAAATAAATCAAGAGAAGGCATTGGCGAATTCAAAAATTGAATTCGTGTTGAATAGTGTAGTTGAGGAGATAATTGGTGAGAACAAAGTTGAGAAACTTGTTGTAAAAAATCTAAACACTGGTGAGAGGCAGAAGCTTGAAGTTGTAGGTGTTTTTGTGTATGTTGGAAGAAAACCCAACACAGGGTTTATTAATGTCGAAAAGAGAGAGCAGGGCTACATTAAGATCGATGAAAACATGGAAACTTCGATGAAAGGGATCTTCGCTGCAGGAGATTGTACTTCGCCACGTTGGAGGCAGTTAACTACAGCAGTTGGAGAAGGGGCGATGGCAGCTATGTCAGCTGAAAAATACTTGGAAGGCGTGAAGTTAAGTAGCGAAAAAATGTTCCTGACTTAATCAAATTTCGAAATATAACCGACTTATGTTTAGGGCTGCTTTTTAAGCTCAGCCTTAATTCTCTGACTGGTCACAATAATTTCCTTAGGAATCTCCTCACCAGTATCGTAATCAAAATACTTACCTGTCATGGCATCCTTGATTGGTCTAGTCTCATGAAAACCGGTCTCATCCCTACGAAAAATTTTACCAGTTTCTTCATCAACGATGTATCGAGACATAGACTCTGCACTAGAATTACTAAATGTAATTAGTAATAAAATTCTTTACTAAAGATAGAATGGTGTTGACGCTTCGTTTACTCACAGGCTTCTTCAAAGAGGTTGAGGCTAAACTAGTAACCTAGTGGGTTAAAGCAAGTTAAATCGACTTTTCTGAACGGGTAACGAAATCCTAAAAGCATTGGAATAGTTGCCTAAAGAGAAAACTATAATCAGCTATTTTAGCGCTTGCCAAGGAAAGATGGTATATATCGTGGTTTTAAATGATGAAAAACTCATTGAGTAGCCAAAATGTTGGGAATTAAATATGAACCCCAATTTCTCTATGCTGGATAGCGATGTGGAGCTCAAGGGTATTCGGAGATAGTTAAAATACTAAAGAGAATTTCGGGCTAGGGATAGGCTTAACAAGCACTTCAAAGACGATGTTCTTTCTTAACATATTGGTGCGCGTTTACTTATCGAAATATAATTCTAAGCTATTCAATATAGTAAAGTTAAAAGGCGATAATAGATGTCTTCAGCAGATCTTTCTGAGAAAACTCGATGTTCCAGAAGAATTTATGATGGAAAGGTAATCAACCTACGAGTTGATACTGTAAAACTTCCGAATGGAAGAACCACAATCCGAGAAGTTGTGGAGCACCCGGGAGCCGTAGCGATAGTCCCGTTTTTGAAAACTGATGTGATATTGATGATACGCCAGTATCGCCACCCAACGGGCGAAGTCTTACTTGAGATCCCAGCTGGAACCCTAAAAAAGGACGAAAAACCAGAGGACTGCGCTATACGTGAGTTAATTGAAGAAACAGGTTACAAACCAGGTGAAATAAGGAAAATGCTCGAATGCTATTTGGCTCCTGGCTATAGTAGCGAACTAATTCACCTCTATGAAGCCAAAAAACTGGTTAAAGTAAAGAAAAAGCCTGAATTCGACGAACGAATCCAAGTCATACAGGTTAAATTAAAAGAAACCTTAAAGATGATTGAAAGGTCAGAAATTAAGGATGCAAAAACTATTTGCGGAATTTTGCTCGCAATAGGAAACTTAACTAAATAATCAGTCTAGCCTCAATTCATGTTTCAAGTTATTAAGGTTAATAAGAATTATAGTTACATTCATTAATCTATAGATGTTAATTGTATGTTAGCAGGTTTTCTTAATGGCGGAACATAGTGAAATCATCCCTGGTAAACTCGTGATCGGTAGAAAACCTATTGGAAATTTTGAGTTTACCCGACTCAAATTGTTGGGTGTCTCCGTAATCATTGACCTTGACGCCAGCCCAATCGAGAAAGTTGCAGCTAAAGCGAGAAATCTTGACTATGAATCGCTCAAAATTGAGAATAACTATGAGCCCATAGACCCTGATTTATTAAAGAAAGTTGTAGAGATTATTGATCAATATGTGAAAAAGGGAAAAATGGTGTATTTACATTGCTCCGCAGGACTTGGAAGAGCGCCAACGTGCGCTGCGGCCTATCTGATTTACAAAGGGGTAACCTATGAAGAGGCTATAAAGAAAATCAAAGATGCTAGACCTCAAGCTTGGACCAGAAACGATGAGAACTACCCTAAGAGATTACGTGAGTTCGAAAGTAAAATCAAACTGCAATAGAGAAGTAAAACAATTACTTGTCTGAAATTTTTAAGCTTTCCGTCTTTAGACTTATTTAATCCTTGAGAGTTATAGGAATAGCGTAGTCTTACAATCTTAATTTTGATGGGGAATCACGATTGGTTACGTATTCGATACACAAAGAAGAAGTGAATGAATTAGAAGTGTGCTACGATTATTGTAGAACAATTTGTCCCATTTACGCAAGGGTTGAGCCAACTGAAAGACAACTGAGTGTTGGTGGCGATTCCGAAGAGGTGTTTGAAGCTGAAGAAAAGTACCGATATTAACGATGAAATTTTAATGCAACACAAAAATAAGTACCACGATGAACTTGAGAAGCTAATTGACATTTTTGAGAGAGAATTCCCAGAAGCGGAACTGCTTAGACCACGCTCCATCAAACTTGACCAATTCACCTACCTTAACGATGAAGAAATTGACAAAGCAGAAGAAATTGAAACCGATGAAACCGTTATTTTAGAGAGAAAGCTAGAAACTAAGGAAGTTAAACCTCTCCAAGTTGTGTCTGAGAAGGTTCCATTAATTGCAGTGGATACCTCCTCAATTAGACTTGGGGAAACGGATGAGGGGCTGCTCTCCGCATTTCGAGCTGCGATTATAGCCCAAACAAATGGAGAAATGAAATGCGATGTTTTCGGACCCTATGTAGTTCACATTACCGAAAATAACCGCCAAGCAATATACGACTATTTCAGAAGGGAGGTTTTCGGGCTAGAGTTAATTGAGGCGCCTACACTCCTGAGCAAGGTAATGGATCGGATTAGAAACTTTCTAGAACGATTAGCGCAGCGAACCGCTGCCCTTAGTATTAAGAATGGTATTGTTCTCTGGGACGGCTCCTTAACGGGAAGAACTATAGATACACCTGAGAAGGTTATTAGAGAAGCATTGGATCTGGCTCATTCCCAAGGAAACAGTGTAGTCGCTATTTCGAAGAAATCTTGGTTGAGGTTATTAACTGGAGAACAGCTTTTAGGGCTACTAGATAACATTCCAAACTCATGCTATATAGATATCCACTCGAAAATCTGCACAAAAGACATGAAGAGATTTACTGGAAGAGTGCATGTTGCAAAATTCACGCCTGATGGCTTCTCATTCAGAGTAGATGTTTCTCCTGCGTCGAAGCTTACGTGTAGCCGCGTCTTAGAATTGTTAATGGGAAGCTCTGCCTTCTACAACGGGTATCCTGAACTGTTAAGACAAGCCCATATTCACGCCTATTTCACCCCAAATGAAGTGCTTGCCTTGCAAACCTACGCAATTGACAAATATGATTTAGAAGTTATCCGCACATTTGATGTAAGACGACATTTGTTAGCACCATTTGGAGCGTAAAAATATGCAAGTCTTTGAAAAAATCGGTGACGAAATCATCCTTGTATATAATCCCAGAGAAAAGGAAGAGGTTGAAGTTGGGGAAAATCTCCAGATCCTTGATAAAGCGAGAGGAAGGGGGGTAGTAGTCCAAGTTATTGAAGAAAATCTAGTAGATCTTCCAGGCATCCTTGAAGATCTAGTAAGACGCGAAAGCCTAACGCAGGTAAAGGTAACCGAGCACGCGCCTAGTGCAACTGAAAAGTATATTATGGATGTTAAGAACATGAAGTTCGCTAGAACGAAGATTCGAAAGGAACTTTACATCGACAAGAATGAAGAAAAACTTGCAGATTGGACCGGCTGGGTTCCTGATCGCTCAGCCATGGTAACAGTGGTTGATGATAACTGGATATTTGAGAAACTCGGCGTTGGAGAAAAATTCTATAAGCACCCTATACTGCTTGGCGATACCAGCTATTCCCGAAGACAACTAGTTTCCAGTGCCTATCACTTTCAAGGTATCACCCTAATTGTTGGAAAAAAGGGCACTGGCAAAAGTCACCTAGCTAAAGCTATCCTCTTAGGCCTGATAGACCATGGTGCCAAGGGCATCGTGTTTGACATTAATGATGAATATTCTGCCATGCGATATAATGAGGATGGAACCGAAAGCCCATACCTTACCAAAATAATTCGCCTAGATCCCGGTGAAAACCTTAGATTCACCCTTGAATATGTTGGCCCGGAAGTTTTCTATGACGTTATGGAAACCATCGGGGTTAAGGAAGCTTCAGCAATTGAACTTCGTAACATTTGGGAAAGATTAGCTAGCTCCGGGCAACTAACCTTCAGTCAACTACAAGCAGAATCCGACAAAGTTTCGAACGCACATATTAGAGACGCTCTTACACGTCGCCTTCAAAGATTAGCCCGAACTCAATTATTTACCGACGATCTAGAAACAGCTGTAAAACTTGAAGATGAGTTAGAAAAACTGCCAAGTGGTGGAGCTCTCGTCGTTAACCTCAAAGCCAAGGACAAAGTTACCTGTGACATCGTCGTCCAAACTATTCTCTCCAAACTTCAAGAACTTTTAGAACAAGGTGCCCAGCCAATTTTCATCTTTGCCGAAGAAGCCCATCTGTATCTTCGCGAAGTAAACTGGTCGGAAGCTGTGACTCGTATGCGCCATTTAGGCACGTATCAACTATATATGACGAATACTCCAACTGAAATTAGACCCCTCGTAATCCGTCAGGCAGATAATCTCTTTCTCTTTCATCTAACAGAAGAACAAGATTTGAACCATGTATCGCCGGCAGCGAAAATCGACTCTGAAACAGTCACATTGGTTGCCAAGGCGTTACCACTAAGGCGATGTATTGCGGTGGGAGAGGCTACAAAACACTATCCATTCGTTATCGATGTTAAACGCCTTCCAGTCCAGACAGCGGGAAAAACCAGACTATACTTCACAGAACAGTGAAAAGCTAAAAGGGATCGACTTTGATTCAAGCATCAAGTTAACCCTATCTGCCAGAATTTACGATAATCCCCTACTTTGATCTAATAATTGGCTTGAGAAGATTTGGCTTCACTGAATATTCGCTGATTTAACAATATCAAAACGCAATCAATTTGGCTAATTGCGGTTTTAATATAGGGTATGTCGTTCCTTTCAAAAACCGATTGTGTGATTCTACTAAAAGTTTATGCATATACAGAATAGTTACCTCGAAAAAGGGTTTTGTGTGAAATGTTGATCCCAATTTTTCACATTCCTCCTTCACCTTGGCATGATATTCCTCCCCTTTCCTATACGAATCGATTGCAGCTCCTCGCATAATGTCCTCTAGATCCCTTTCGCCCCGTTTCCATCGATCTCTACAGAAATTTAAAAAGAAGGATGGGTTTGGAATCCCAGGTTTTTCGTGTCCACCCTCACCTAATAATTCCTGATTATCATCCTCAATTTGGACTTCATTCGCAAGATAAAGTGATCCACGTTCGAATTGCGGGTGACGGGAACCACCAAGAATGTCTATACAAGAAAAGATTGTTGCTTCAATTTCACCAATTTTTCCATCATAAATTTTCTCTATTACAGACAATGGCACGTAAGATGATTTCTTAGCCTCCAAATCTAGTCTCTGTGCTTCACTTACCACGTCTAATCCTTTCTCTAATCTTTCCATAATTCGATCGCCTAGCGTTTGCGCATGCTTTTGCCCTATGTAGAAGATGCTTGCAGCACCTATTTTATACGCAATTACCCAGTTTTCGTAGGGAATTATGGGATGTTTAGGAATGTCGTCATCAAGAATACAGTCGCTCATGTCAGCGCTTATTGGGTGGCAGAGCCCGACTGAGTAAATGCATTTATTTGTGTTTTTAGCGTCGATGCCTATACCTTCTGCTTGGGCAAGTGCAGGGGCAATTAACATTGATACAAGTTTTGTACGAGCTCCAAAATCTATCAGATTTTCTATTAACTCTTTCACCCCATACATATTTGAGGTCTCACGAAAGCGCCTGATTTCATCTTTATCGCAACATAGTTCGGGAAAGCCAATCCTATTCGCAAAGCTTCTCGTTAAATCACTGAGGCTTTCACCTGAACTTGATAATAAGAGCTGGTATAACTCCCCGATCAACTGAGCTCTTTTCTCTCTCCAAAATTGCTTCGCTTTTTTGTGATAATTTAATGCTTGAAGCATACCCCTTCGGTTTTTGAATGCCATTTCAATGATGTATTTGAGCTCCATCTATTATCCTCTTCTACTTCCTTAATCAGAATAGGAAAATACAGTTCGTCCGATCTATCCCCTTTATTTTAAATGAAATATTTGTCGAATCCATGATCTCTTTAACCTGTCCTCTCCCGGGTCCCTTTGATGATCTTCTCTACAAGCGGTCAGAGCTTTCTTGTATTTGCTTTGAACTCTCAGCATTTCGAACGCCTTATACTTTAAATTTTATGCATGATGAAATTTAAAGTTAGGCGACTCAATATATTGTAACGGGACTTAAAGAAGTAGTTTGTAGTCTCTATGAAGAAGTAGATAACCTTTGATGATAGTTACTCAACTGCATCTTAATTTTTTCTAGTTACGAAGAGGTTACCTTCCGCGAATCTTTATTATCAGTTTTATTTTCAGGATGGCTGAAGGCCCAAGAGAACTTGCGTTGCAGGGATTTTGGATAATAAAGCATGGGATCGAAACCCACTTTTTGGCCCCATTGAACATATATGCGGGGATCTATGTAGCTCTTAAGCGATGTCCCAAGGTTGTAGTCCCGTGTTTGGCACATGAGTTTAATTCTCACTTCAAGGGCTTTGACTGCTTCTTTGCTTCGCTTCGTCTTTAGCGCCTTAAGTTTTTTCAGTCTCTTCCTCCTTTTTACAAGGGATTCCCGCCACTTTTTTGGAAGTTTTCGCCTATGGTTGCAGACTATGGCTGCTTGGAGATTAGCCATTGTTGCCGCGTATTTCTTTAGGTATAGTGGATCGGATTCACGGGTCGTATCTTTCTGGAGGTATTCTCTGACCACCTTGGAGGCGTGGTAAGTTCTGAAGACTTTTGCGGTTAGACCTGGAACGACTTTTGATAGGAATTCAGTAACTTTTTCCGATCTGACACCGTTGAATATAGAGGATTTAGCCTCAGCTATGAATTCTCTAAGGTTATCTACAACTGGTTTAGGTGGGGTTATGGTTTTCTGCCATCTGACGGAATCTTTCCCTAGGAAGTTGAAGATAACCACTCTGTCCGATTTGATGGTTACATGTTTTGGGCGGAGGGTTGTTGCACCTACCGTGTCGGTTTCATCTTTGTCTTTTTCGTCGCCTACCCGCATCTTCAAGGTGTCAATTAAATAGCAGACGGTAGCGATCTTGCGCTTCGCCAAGTCTTCTGACTGTAGGTTGGACATAATGTAGGTTCGAACGGTTTCAATTTTGTTCTCTAATACCTTTGCTAATTCGAATTTTTCTATATCTCGCCTTTGTTTAACACCGGCTGAGTCCGATAACCAGACATATTTCTCCTTGCCGCGTAGCTTGTCGTCCCATTTTGCTATCCACATGCAGTTTGGTTCCCAGACTATTTCCTTCCAGTTTCCAGTCTGTCTAGGAGCATCTGGCGATAAGTTTAGGATTATATCAGCCTCTGTAGGACCTGGTTTCCATCTACCTCGTAATGGATGCCTCCCGCGACCCATGAAGATGCAACCAGGCTCAGCCACATAATTAGCGATTTCAACCCGTTCTCCATCGACTAGGGCATACCCATACTTTTGTTTATTGGCTTCCCGGACTGCTTTACGTTCCTCGGCAAGACGTTTCCTTTCCTCTTTCGAAAACCTTAACTTGGCTGCTTTTTCCTCTTCAAGATACATCTGAATCTCCGAGAAGTCGAAGTCTTGGGGGATAGCTTGTTCTTCGATATTGAGTGCTTTACGGAAGTCTAGGAAGAAGTTTTTTACAAAAACTCTATCCTTCACATATTCTGTGCCAAGTTTTTTAACAAAGGCAACGGCCATCTCTTCTTGTTCTGGAGTTAGAGTAACTTTTCGTCCCTTAAATCGGATGTGAAAACCTCTTGGAATATACTTGGGAATTAGGACGCCGTTATGGATGAGTTGTTTCATTCCTTGGTAACCTTTTCCTTGAATTCCTTAAGGATATGAAAAAACGGTGTTTAAAGGTTATGTTAAAGTTCCGAAGTGAAGTTGACCGCTGCAACCTCTTCTGTTGCAAATTTAGGACTTCTTCTGTTTGTAGCCTTGTTTAGATACGCATTTAAATTATGGATATCAACTTACCTACACCATGCGGCTTAAACTCATCAAGCAACAAAATCCTGAAACGTAACACTGAAAAATCTGATTCTCTAGTCTATAATTCGTAACAAAACCATATAAGATGAAGTTGATAAGTTTGCACCCAGTTGGAATCAGGGCTCTTACGTGTGTAACCCTCATGAAGCAAAACAAGTTATTAATTTATGATTGGGGCTTTATTGGATGAAGCTTAAAAAAATCGGCGAAAAAGTATCCCCTAACAAATACGCATTTGAGATATTGTGTGATGTCGAGTTTTTTAATGAATATCTTAAGCCACGTGGTTTTTCCTACGATAGTGTATATGAAAGAGCCCTGTTTGAGACTAGAAGTCATCAGACGTTTCTGAGGATGCGCGAATTTCTGAAGTATTTGTCAGTTAAAACTTTCCCTGGGAAAGTTAGGAAACCTATTGAAGTTTTCTATAAATTTCAACCAACTACGATTACTTGGACACCCATTCACAGGGATAATAAAAGCTCTTCACATCGGAAAACGAGGCTGAAAGATGTTCTAACTATGGAGGCGGCTGAACCTAAAGGTAGTCGTCGTGAATCCGAATAAATGGACTGGATAACATAACGGCTAACAATTTCAGAATTTGAAGAACGCTATAATCTTATGATTTTTCTCTGTTTTCCGGTGCTACTCTTTCACGAGACTGCGACGACAATTTTGTTTCCATTCTTAGTTATGACTATTTCTTCGTCACCTTTAATTTTCTTTGCCTTTCAAGGTCTGTTGGAATATGCTACATAGCACCTAAAATCGCCAATATTCTTAATCTAACTAACAGATTTAGAACTCAAATCTGCTCCTGTGGCACTCTATTGGGTTTATGTGCGACATGATATTCTAAACCAAAGTGTTGCAATTTTCGGATAACCCTGGGATATAATATTAATTCCTCTACTTCCACACTTTCACTTAATTCTGGGCTAATTTTTGAAAGCCTTTGAACTAAGCGATTAAGACTTTCCCTTGGGGAAAAAGAAGACATTACGGAGGGGTGACAACTAACTTTGGCTTTGATTAGGTTTTCAAGCGCCTTCAATTGAAGTGTAAATCCTTCTGGTTTGGCGTCGGTTAGTAGAAAGAATTCCTCTTCATTACAACCTTTTAATGAGACTCTTACATGGAGAAATGGGTACTTAGCCAAATCTTGAGCATAATTTGAATCATAGGCGATGGGAATCCCATTGGTTTCAAGAATGAAGTGGTATCCCTTGTTCTGAAGATTATCAAGTAATTGAAGCAGGTGCGGTTTACCGATGGTAGGTTCTC encodes the following:
- a CDS encoding aldehyde ferredoxin oxidoreductase family protein, with protein sequence MDGYGGKILRVNLTLEKSQAEALNRKLAEQFVGGRGLAAMLLSTEIAPGIDPLSPENKLIIMTGPLTGTVIPSAPKFVITTKSPLTRVYGFTMVSGFFAQALKAAGYDGIIIEGAAEEPKYLWINDGKVELKRAGHIWGLTTSDSQSLLKDEIGVQDAEIAVIGPAGERLVPIASVIVGKRAGGRCGVGAVFGSKRLKAIAVHGTGEVTVNNPEKLREIAGEMVKALREKSPTKDNYPKYGTTFFVGTTNHLGVFPACNFLRSGTYDNSSKIDEMRFREHVVRDSACPRCPIICEKITAVKEGPYAPTSVQGPQYETIWALGAQCGVDRLDAIIAANRLCNDLGLDTISAGNTIGFAMECYEKGLLKSQDLELRFGRHEVLLPLIRQMTYGEGIGKILAGGVRSAAQQIGHGAENFAMHVKGLELPAYDPRAIPGMGLAFATASRGGCHLRAWTITDELIGSYKLYSIEGRAELVSRIQNVRAFIDSSGMCIFPMRAISFDLLVEAVSAATGFDYKGGNAVKVGERIYNLERILHVREGISRKDDILPKRFFEEALPTGPHKGQKLSQDSFEKMKDEYYTIRGWGLDNGTPTNIKLKELGLETE
- the trxB gene encoding thioredoxin-disulfide reductase, whose amino-acid sequence is MYDIIVVGGGPAGITAGIYARRAGYRTLLFERNALGGQAATAEVIENYPGILEISGIELAQRYQEQADKYGLEVKIVEVTKVYTEGERKIVETKEGTYETNAVIVASGADPQRLGIRGEDKFVGRGVSFCATCDGLFFKGKNVAVIGGGDSAVTEALFLSKIVNKVYVIHRRDTLRAEKINQEKALANSKIEFVLNSVVEEIIGENKVEKLVVKNLNTGERQKLEVVGVFVYVGRKPNTGFINVEKREQGYIKIDENMETSMKGIFAAGDCTSPRWRQLTTAVGEGAMAAMSAEKYLEGVKLSSEKMFLT
- a CDS encoding NUDIX hydrolase, which translates into the protein MSSADLSEKTRCSRRIYDGKVINLRVDTVKLPNGRTTIREVVEHPGAVAIVPFLKTDVILMIRQYRHPTGEVLLEIPAGTLKKDEKPEDCAIRELIEETGYKPGEIRKMLECYLAPGYSSELIHLYEAKKLVKVKKKPEFDERIQVIQVKLKETLKMIERSEIKDAKTICGILLAIGNLTK
- a CDS encoding dual specificity protein phosphatase family protein, translated to MAEHSEIIPGKLVIGRKPIGNFEFTRLKLLGVSVIIDLDASPIEKVAAKARNLDYESLKIENNYEPIDPDLLKKVVEIIDQYVKKGKMVYLHCSAGLGRAPTCAAAYLIYKGVTYEEAIKKIKDARPQAWTRNDENYPKRLREFESKIKLQ
- a CDS encoding ATP-binding protein — its product is MQVFEKIGDEIILVYNPREKEEVEVGENLQILDKARGRGVVVQVIEENLVDLPGILEDLVRRESLTQVKVTEHAPSATEKYIMDVKNMKFARTKIRKELYIDKNEEKLADWTGWVPDRSAMVTVVDDNWIFEKLGVGEKFYKHPILLGDTSYSRRQLVSSAYHFQGITLIVGKKGTGKSHLAKAILLGLIDHGAKGIVFDINDEYSAMRYNEDGTESPYLTKIIRLDPGENLRFTLEYVGPEVFYDVMETIGVKEASAIELRNIWERLASSGQLTFSQLQAESDKVSNAHIRDALTRRLQRLARTQLFTDDLETAVKLEDELEKLPSGGALVVNLKAKDKVTCDIVVQTILSKLQELLEQGAQPIFIFAEEAHLYLREVNWSEAVTRMRHLGTYQLYMTNTPTEIRPLVIRQADNLFLFHLTEEQDLNHVSPAAKIDSETVTLVAKALPLRRCIAVGEATKHYPFVIDVKRLPVQTAGKTRLYFTEQ